A genomic region of Pseudomonas frederiksbergensis contains the following coding sequences:
- a CDS encoding uroporphyrinogen-III C-methyltransferase: MSETALPKDDVQPALDASDETVKSPEPRRGNGLVILAMLLGAAGVAAGGWGIWQVRSLQANNQQQLGQLQALNDQAQSLKLNEQRLTARLEQLPPVDELEDRRRLVIQLQGDQQRLNQRLETVLGASRKDWRLAEAEHLLRLASLRLSALQDVSSAQALVQGADEILREQNDPGSFAAREQIAKSLAALRSTEQPDRTGLFLQLGALRDQVVELSELAPEFHERDSLSSLTAEGDGASRWAQWWDQISRYIRIDFNADKNIRPLLAGQSLTQVRLALSLALEQAQWAALNGQAPVYTQALTEARDVLKGSFNQDNPQSKVILEQVAELSKQPVTVITPDLATTLSTVQAYLERRNVSAQDSVKPAASTTPGTSP; encoded by the coding sequence GTGAGCGAAACAGCCTTGCCGAAAGATGACGTCCAGCCAGCGCTCGATGCGTCGGATGAAACTGTGAAGAGCCCTGAGCCGCGCCGTGGCAACGGGCTGGTGATCCTGGCGATGTTGCTGGGCGCCGCGGGGGTTGCCGCGGGTGGTTGGGGGATCTGGCAGGTGCGTAGCCTGCAAGCCAACAACCAGCAACAGCTGGGGCAATTGCAGGCCCTGAATGATCAGGCGCAAAGCCTCAAGCTCAATGAGCAGCGCCTGACGGCCCGGCTTGAGCAATTACCGCCTGTCGATGAACTGGAAGACCGGCGACGCCTGGTGATTCAGTTGCAGGGCGACCAGCAGCGCTTGAATCAGCGTCTGGAAACGGTTCTGGGTGCCAGCCGCAAGGATTGGCGTTTGGCCGAGGCCGAGCACTTGCTGCGTCTGGCCAGCTTGCGCCTGTCTGCCTTGCAGGACGTCAGCAGCGCTCAGGCACTCGTGCAAGGTGCCGATGAAATTCTCCGCGAGCAGAATGATCCGGGCTCTTTCGCCGCCCGCGAACAGATTGCGAAAAGTCTTGCTGCGCTGCGCAGTACCGAGCAACCGGATCGCACCGGGTTGTTCCTGCAACTGGGCGCCTTGCGTGATCAGGTGGTCGAGCTCAGTGAACTCGCCCCCGAGTTTCATGAGCGCGATTCGCTGTCGAGCCTGACTGCCGAAGGCGATGGCGCCAGTCGCTGGGCGCAATGGTGGGACCAGATTTCGCGCTACATTCGCATCGATTTCAACGCCGATAAAAACATTCGTCCATTGCTCGCCGGGCAAAGCCTGACTCAGGTCCGCCTGGCGCTGAGCCTGGCGCTTGAGCAAGCGCAATGGGCTGCGCTCAATGGCCAAGCGCCGGTGTATACCCAGGCGCTGACTGAAGCGCGGGATGTGCTCAAGGGCAGCTTCAATCAGGACAACCCGCAAAGCAAAGTGATACTCGAACAGGTTGCCGAGTTGAGTAAGCAACCGGTAACGGTTATCACGCCTGACCTGGCAACCACCCTGAGCACGGTGCAGGCCTACCTGGAGCGGCGTAACGTCAGTGCCCAGGACTCGGTGAAACCTGCCGCGAGCACTACGCCGGGGACCAGCCCATGA
- the hemC gene encoding hydroxymethylbilane synthase — MSPREIRIATRKSALALWQAEYVKARLEQAHPGLVVTLVPMVSRGDKLLDSPLSKIGGKGLFVKELETALLENEADIAVHSMKDVPMDFPEGLGLFCICEREDPRDAFVSNTYASLDELPQGSVVGTSSLRRQAQLLTRRPDLQIRFLRGNVNTRLAKLDAGEYDAIILAAAGLIRLGFEDRISSAISVDDSLPAGGQGAVGIECRSADNEIHALLAPLHHQDTATRVTAERALNKHLNGGCQVPIACYAVLEGEQIWLRGLVGDPKGGLLLRAEARAPRSNAAALGVQVAEDLLGQGANDILKSVYSEADHE; from the coding sequence ATGTCCCCTCGCGAAATACGCATCGCTACCCGCAAAAGTGCCTTGGCCTTGTGGCAGGCCGAATACGTCAAAGCTCGTCTGGAGCAAGCCCACCCGGGTCTGGTCGTGACGCTGGTGCCTATGGTCAGTCGCGGCGACAAGCTGCTCGATTCGCCGCTGTCGAAAATCGGCGGCAAGGGCCTGTTCGTCAAAGAGCTGGAAACCGCGCTGCTCGAAAACGAAGCCGACATTGCCGTGCACTCGATGAAAGACGTGCCGATGGACTTCCCCGAAGGCCTGGGTCTGTTTTGCATCTGCGAGCGCGAAGACCCGCGTGACGCCTTTGTTTCCAACACCTATGCAAGCCTCGATGAGTTGCCTCAGGGCAGCGTGGTCGGCACCTCCAGCCTGCGTCGCCAGGCACAACTGCTGACTCGTCGCCCGGATCTGCAAATCCGCTTTCTACGTGGCAACGTCAACACCCGGCTGGCCAAGCTTGACGCCGGTGAGTACGACGCGATCATCCTCGCGGCAGCCGGTTTGATTCGACTGGGCTTTGAAGATCGCATCAGCTCAGCGATCAGTGTCGATGACAGTCTTCCAGCAGGTGGTCAGGGTGCAGTCGGTATCGAATGCCGCAGCGCCGACAACGAAATTCATGCCCTGCTTGCCCCTCTGCATCACCAGGACACCGCCACGCGGGTCACTGCCGAACGAGCGCTGAACAAGCATTTGAACGGCGGCTGTCAGGTGCCAATCGCTTGCTATGCGGTACTCGAAGGCGAGCAGATCTGGCTGCGCGGCCTGGTGGGCGATCCGAAGGGCGGGCTGCTGCTCCGTGCCGAGGCTCGTGCGCCACGGAGCAATGCCGCAGCCTTGGGTGTGCAAGTCGCCGAAGACCTTCTTGGCCAGGGCGCCAACGACATTCTGAAGTCGGTCTATAGCGAGGCAGATCACGAGTGA
- a CDS encoding uroporphyrinogen-III synthase: MTDWRLLLTRPADDSAVLTRILAEKGIFSSSLPLLDIEPIPVSETMREVIQGMDRYCAVIVVSKPAARIGVDLVERHWPQSQRLKWFSVGSATAQILQDRGLDVSFPVDGDDSEALLGLTPLREAIARPDARVLIMRGEGGRELLAERLREQGASVDYLELYRRGLPRYAEGALPERIQAERLNGVVVSSGQGFEHLRQLAGSAWPELARLTLFVPSPRVAEMALAAGVQTVVDCRGASATALLTALRETRPVF, from the coding sequence GTGACGGATTGGCGCCTGCTGTTGACGCGTCCCGCGGATGATTCGGCGGTGCTGACCCGTATTCTGGCCGAAAAGGGGATTTTCAGCAGTAGCTTGCCGCTTTTGGACATAGAGCCGATTCCTGTCTCTGAGACAATGCGCGAGGTGATTCAGGGTATGGATCGCTATTGCGCGGTCATCGTGGTCAGCAAGCCGGCCGCCCGAATCGGTGTGGATCTGGTCGAACGGCACTGGCCGCAATCACAGCGCTTGAAGTGGTTCAGCGTGGGGTCGGCGACCGCGCAGATCCTCCAGGATCGTGGGTTGGACGTCAGCTTCCCGGTGGATGGCGATGACAGCGAAGCGTTGCTTGGACTGACACCGTTGCGCGAGGCTATCGCACGGCCTGACGCTCGTGTGTTGATCATGCGCGGCGAGGGTGGACGTGAACTGCTCGCAGAGCGTTTACGCGAGCAAGGTGCTAGTGTCGATTATCTGGAGTTGTACCGTCGCGGCTTGCCGCGGTATGCCGAGGGGGCATTGCCTGAGCGGATTCAAGCGGAACGCTTGAACGGCGTGGTGGTCAGCAGTGGGCAGGGATTTGAGCACCTGCGCCAGTTGGCGGGCAGTGCCTGGCCTGAGTTGGCGCGGTTAACATTGTTTGTTCCAAGCCCTCGGGTAGCCGAGATGGCGCTGGCCGCAGGCGTTCAAACAGTTGTGGATTGTCGTGGCGCCAGTGCCACGGCTTTGCTAACGGCGTTGCGGGAAACCCGGCCCGTTTTCTAA
- a CDS encoding LytR/AlgR family response regulator transcription factor gives MNVLIVDDEPQARERLSRMVSELEGYSVLEPSATNGDEALALIDSLKPDIVLLDIRMPGLDGLQVAARLCERETPPAVVFCTAQDEFALDALQTSAVGYLAKPVRSEQLLDALKKAERPNRVQLAALTRPAAESGSGPRSHISARTRKGIELIPLAQVVYFIADHKYVTLRHESGEVLLDEPLKALEDEFGDRFVRIHRNALVARERIERLQRTPLGHFQLFLKGLNGDALIVSRRHVAGVRKMMQQL, from the coding sequence ATGAATGTCCTGATCGTTGATGACGAACCCCAAGCCCGCGAGCGCCTGAGCCGTATGGTCAGCGAGCTTGAGGGTTACAGTGTCCTGGAGCCCAGCGCCACCAATGGCGATGAGGCATTGGCCCTGATCGACAGCCTGAAGCCCGATATCGTGCTGCTCGACATCCGTATGCCTGGCCTCGACGGTTTGCAAGTTGCTGCCCGGTTGTGTGAGCGCGAGACGCCACCAGCGGTGGTGTTTTGTACGGCCCAGGATGAATTTGCCCTGGACGCCCTGCAAACCAGCGCGGTGGGCTACCTGGCTAAACCGGTGCGTTCGGAGCAGTTGCTCGACGCCCTGAAAAAAGCTGAGCGCCCCAACCGCGTCCAGCTCGCGGCGCTGACTCGGCCGGCGGCAGAAAGCGGCAGTGGCCCACGCAGTCATATCAGTGCGCGGACCCGCAAAGGCATCGAGTTGATCCCGTTGGCTCAGGTGGTCTATTTCATCGCCGACCACAAGTACGTGACCTTGCGCCACGAAAGTGGCGAAGTTCTGCTGGACGAACCGTTGAAAGCCCTCGAAGACGAATTTGGCGACCGTTTTGTGCGTATACACCGCAATGCGCTGGTGGCCCGCGAGCGTATCGAGCGGCTGCAGCGAACACCGCTCGGGCACTTCCAGCTATTTCTCAAGGGGCTTAACGGTGATGCACTGATTGTCAGCCGACGCCATGTCGCTGGAGTGCGCAAGATGATGCAACAGCTTTAA